In a genomic window of Acropora muricata isolate sample 2 chromosome 2, ASM3666990v1, whole genome shotgun sequence:
- the LOC136891990 gene encoding uncharacterized protein, whose product MKCCADVLSWRFRMAAPCTTIFALVLSVIYFVCITSHPARENSVRLKRDLSDDDIILGLKMYESKMSRLQRRVTKQINVINKQKKKIADLQFHLKHKGGNHEVDDLRAKIASQADEAIKNLQFASLETLGRGTEHEAKGQTDFLKAIKKDNEIVRDVLQRIWDNRLICRDLETEWAGKAMALIKDLSNHYVNCGTNEFLQTFYLERKDGNRNSKMRYKYRCCRMSLKDKWQKPDNM is encoded by the exons ATGAAGTGTTGTGCGGACGTCTTAAGTTGGAGGTTCAGGATGGCTGCGCCATGCACAACGATTTTTGCTCTCGTTTTATCCGTTATTTACTTCGTCTGCATCACCAGTCATCCTGCAAGAGAAAACAGCGTTCGATTGAAG CGTGATCTCAGTGATGACGATATTATACTAGGACTTAAAATGTACGAGTCCAAGATGTCCCGCTTGCAGAGAAGAGTTACCAAGCAGATTAATGtgataaacaaacaaaagaaaaagatagcAGACCTGCAGTTTCATTTGAAACACAAAGGAGGCAACCATGAAGTTGACGATCTGCGAGCGAAAATTGCCTCTCAAGCTGACGAAgcaattaaaaatttacaatttgCTTCGCTGGAAACCTTGGGCCGTGGAACAGAGCATGAAGCGAAAGGACAGACA GATTTCCTCAAGGCCATAAAGAAAGACAACGAAATAGTGAGGGATGTTCTTCAGCGTATCTGGGACAATCGACTGATCTGTCGTGATTTGGAAACTGAGTGGGCAGGCAAGGCCATGGCATTGATCAAAGATCTCTCCAATCATTATGTGAATTGTGGAACGAATGAATTTCTACAGACGTTTTACTTGGAGAGGAAGGATGGAAATAGGAATTCCAAAATGAGATACAAATACCGGTGTTGCCGGATGAGCCTAAAGGACAAATGGCAAAAACCTGATAATATGTAA
- the LOC136892010 gene encoding uncharacterized protein, whose amino-acid sequence MMNAVCKTMARSTVLLLFFFIICPIDFSLGRPSGKLRIKRQSPQNSALASLMHFSNKLADLERLVTSYDQKIKRQAIQINHLTAQVDSKADRSQINAMATLLNSKISTVKGEIKTKELVIERNQNQLRNLEADMTEVRIEYNQLLADTTEILNRFDGISVNCRNLKTGWAPKGNGPIMYLERQWVRCHQNEFMQSFVLNLASNYEGDNVRYVYRCCNVDV is encoded by the exons ATGATGAATGCCGTTTGTAAAACAATGGCACGCAGTACCgttttacttcttttctttttcatcatttGTCCAATCGATTTTTCACTTGGACGACCCAGTGGGAAACTGAGAATAAAG AGGCAGAGCCCACAAAATTCCGCCTTGGCCTCTCTCATGCATTTTTCCAACAAACTCGCGGACTTGGAGCGATTAGTCACTTCTTACGATCAAAAGATAAAGCGCCAAGCAATTCAAATCAATCATCTCACTGCTCAAGTCGATTCCAAAGCTGATCGATCACAGATTAATGCCATGGCGACTCTCCTGAACAGCAAGATTAGCACAGTCAAAGGGGAGATTAAAACAAAGGAGCTTGTGATAGAAAGAAACCAAAACCAGCTGAGAAATCTGGAAGCAGATATGACG GAAGTCCGCATTGAGTACAACCAACTCTTGGCGGACACTACAGAGATCCTGAACAGGTTTGACGGGATCAGTGTCAACTGCAGAAATCTTAAAACCGGTTGGGCACCCAAGGGAAACGGACCAATCATGTACCTGGAACGTCAATGGGTACGCTGCCATCAAAACGAGTTCATGCAATCCTTCGTTTTGAACTTGGCTTCTAATTATGAAGGTGACAATGTCCGATATGTCTACAGGTGCTGCAATGTCGATGTGTAG
- the LOC136891748 gene encoding serologically defined colon cancer antigen 8 homolog, whose amino-acid sequence MFDVDEPISDYQKVIRERASQSLEPLRYAFNSPVKIPSPKRSGYAGESYLSAVSRLKTLLKRYEDSKIVEPSILAVTSKPSGTSNGQAFSADNSLWPDTSEVTQLLENQFTVLQHLEGQVEFYKDALESLKQRTQHVVNENETLFDQIKTQAVTQVLASENHPESENELQSGSRGKMSGLQTTVNRRRDNVDGEDDYDGNTSGAREPQQKTNLHREENTDEGQRDKGKMSQEYHPNDTERRTVMPNAATFTSAFEDSFRMGSIDSMLFMSANERKFVNQLEEEVEKIRKLHEAKTKHLETLLYSTRDELEDSQKQVSELQNKLRAQKLLVDQRNQPALCVKCGQQAALLSNYHSDASMDTINKLSKERDELMDTLTEQKAVLGQVRKREFEAYNQVKKSCHMVEQAQLEKAEAIIQVRQLKEYWHKERERHDQYMKLSNEKLEKEREKIREANQVERNNLNKQLDASHEARSALENQLERLTREKVDLATELEQAKGQIMAHTTEIAQTGVNTQQELEQTRKKLVGAHQEITALKATTQQFQRERELDKARTASETESLRRRLQEAEKGLMDSKEDCLRLTERLDLAEREGKRVLIAKDNLLKTKAEEMENLVERNKEREDRLNSLLRELESKHSQQRSELQQMLEAEIQVCNEMKNECKKLTQQLQDSSEKARCRLQEAKLECATVKKELEESISERGILEERNTKNDKRINELSTRLKHSDENARKQVDQMCQLLSARNNLLKERKILSQEVEFLRKQWISKATPSIPVTPVDTASYASTDDVEDKGETPDRSF is encoded by the exons ATGTTTGATGTGGATGAACCCATTTCAGATTACCAGAAGGTAATCCGAG AGAGAGCTTCCCAGAGTCTGGAGCCACTGCGATATGCATTTAATTCTCCAGTCAAAATTCCTAGCCCAAAGAGATCTGGCTATGCAGGCGAAAGCTATTTATCTGCAG TATCAAGACTGAAGACCTTACTCAAAAGATATGAAGACTCAAAAATTGTTGAACCAAGTATTCTAGCTGTTACCTCAAAACCA AGTGGCACATCAAATGGACAGGCATTTTCAGCAGATAACAGTCTTTGGCCAGACACAAGTGAAGTCACTCAACTTTTGGAAAATCAGTTTACAGTTTTGCAACATCTTGAAGGACAAGTTGAATTTTACAAG gaTGCATTAGAGTCCCTGAAGCAAAGAACACAGCATGTGgttaatgaaaatgaaacattgTTTGATCAAATCAAGACACAAGCTGTCACTCAAGTGTTGGCTTCTGAAAATCATCCTGAATCTGAG AATGAGTTGCAATCAGGGAGTAGAGGGAAGATGTCAGGGCTTCAGACAACAGTGAATAGAAGAAGAGATAATGTAGATGGTGAGGATGATTATGATGGTAACACAAGTGGCGCAAGAGAACCACAACAAAAGACCAATCTACACCGAGAAGAAAACACAGATGAAGGACAAAGGGACAAAGGGAAGATGTCACAGGAATATCACCCAAATGACACTGAGAGGAGGACAGTGATGCCAAACGCAGCCACCTTCACATCTGCATTTGAGGATTCATTCAGAATGGGTTCAATTGATTCAATG CTTTTTATGTCTGCCAATGAACGTAAATTCGTCAACCAGCTAGAGGAAGAAGTG GAAAAAATACGCAAGCTTCACGAAGCGAAAACAAAGCATCTAGAAACGTTACTTTACTCAACAAG AGATGAACTCGAGGATTCTCAAAAACAAGTGTCTGAGCTGCAGAACAAATTAAG AGCCCAAAAGCTGTTGGTAGATCAG AGAAATCAGCCAGCCCTATGCGTCAAGTGTGGACAACAAGCTGCTCTTCTCTCAAACTATCACAGTGATGCTTCCATGGACACCATCAACAAACTGTCAAA AGAAAGAGATGAATTGATGGACACGTTGACAGAGCAGAAGGCGGTCTTGGGCCAAGTGCGGAAGCGAGAGTTTGAGGCATACAATCAAGTAAAAAAAAGTTGTCACATGGTTGAGCAGGCTCAACTAGAGAAAGCAGAG gcaATTATCCAAGTCAGACAACTGAAAGAATACTGGCATAAAGAGCGGGAACGCCATGACCAGTACATGAAGTTGTCAAATGAGAAATTGGAGAAAGAACGAGAGAAAATTCGTGAAGCTAACCAGGTGGAAAGAAATAATCTCAACAAACAG TTGGATGCCTCACATGAAGCCCGATCTGCATTAGAAAACCAGTTGGAACGACTCACGAGAGAAAAG GTCGATCTTGCCACTGAGCTCGAGCAGGCAAAAGGCCAAATAATGGCGCATACAACTGAAATAGCTCAG ACCGGTGTTAACACGCAGCAAGAGCTGGAACAAACGCGGAAGAAGCTTGTAGGGGCTCATCAGGAGATAACTGCTCTGAAAGCAACGACTCAACAATTTCAGCGTGAAAGAGAACTG GATAAAGCACGTACTGCAAGCGAAACGGAGTCCCTTCGACGGCGACTGCAAGAAGCGGAGAAAGGCTTGATGGACAGTAAAGAAGACTGCCTTCGACTCACGGAGAGACTAGACCTTGCAGAGCGAGAG GGAAAAAGGGTCTTGATCGCAAAGGACAACTTGCTGAAAACGAAGGCCGAGGAAATGGAAAATCTTGTGGAAAGGAACAAGGAAAGAGAGGATCGACTCAACAGCTTACTACGTGAATTAGAGTCAAAACATT CTCAACAAAGAAGCGAATTGCAGCAGATGCTGGAAGCAGAGATTCAAGTTTGCAATGAAATGAAGAACGAATGTAAAAAGCTCACCCAGCAGTTGCAAGATTCTTCTGAAAAAGCTAG ATGCAGATTACAAGAGGCTAAGCTGGAATGCGCAACAGTGAAAAAAGAACTGGAGGAATCAATTTCTGAACGAGGAATTTTAGAGGAACGAAACACCAAGAATGACAAAAGAATAAATGAATTGTCAACGAGGCTCAAACACAGTGACGAGAACGCCAGGAAACAGGTTGATCAG ATGTGTCAACTGCTTTCGGCAAGAAATAACTTACTGAAGGAAAGGAAGATTCTTAGTCAGGAAGTGGAATTCCTGAGAAAGCAGTGGATATCGAAGGCGACTCCATCTATTCCCGTGACACCAGTGGATACTGCAAGTTACGCAAGTACTGATGATGTCGAGGACAAGGGCGAGACACCTGACAGGAGTTTTTAA